The genomic DNA ATTTCCAGAAAGTGCGCGCTATTGCTACGTGCGCACGGACTCGAGCTATACGGATTTGGCCAATTTTGAAGAACTCGCGGCCGAAGAAAAGTCTCTGGTTTCCCAGGCAGTTGATGTACGCAAGGCCGAGTTCGGAGATGCTCGGTGGTGTGCGCACCGAGCCTTGCAGGAATTGGGGGCCAGCCCGGCGACGCCGATTCTGCGCGGCGAGCGCGGCATGCCGCTGTGGCCCGAGGGTTTTGTAGGCTCGATGACGCATACCGAGGGCATGCGGGCTGCGGTGGTTGCCCCTACCTCAGCCTTAAAATCCGTAGGCCTGGATGCAGAACCCGCCGAACCGCTGCCGGATCATGTGCTCACCATGATTGCCCGAGCGGGGGAGATGCCGCAGCTTTTGCGGCTTCGTGAGGCGGGGATTACCTGCCCGGACCGATTGCTTTTTTGTGCCAAGGAGGCCACATATAAGTCGTGGTTTCCCATGACCTTTCGCTGGCTGGACTTTGACCAAGCAGAAATTGACCTGCGCGAGGATGGCACGCTTATTTCCTATATTTTAGCTAGGCCCACACCGGTGCCTTTTATCACTGGACGCTGGGTAATCCGAGACGGCTACGTTATCGTCTCCACCTCGGTTCCGGCTTTAGACTT from Corynebacterium tuberculostearicum includes the following:
- a CDS encoding 4'-phosphopantetheinyl transferase family protein, which codes for MMYPELFPESARYCYVRTDSSYTDLANFEELAAEEKSLVSQAVDVRKAEFGDARWCAHRALQELGASPATPILRGERGMPLWPEGFVGSMTHTEGMRAAVVAPTSALKSVGLDAEPAEPLPDHVLTMIARAGEMPQLLRLREAGITCPDRLLFCAKEATYKSWFPMTFRWLDFDQAEIDLREDGTLISYILARPTPVPFITGRWVIRDGYVIVSTSVPALDFSH